From Cytobacillus sp. IB215665, the proteins below share one genomic window:
- a CDS encoding LCP family protein yields MKDNQDNKSEKVKPKRRKRLIYFIIPVLIIIIAATAYGANLYIKAQNAFENSRDVPTNEDTSTPPVQETDIKKKDNFSLLIMGIENSETRVDANNVDALLLATFNEEKKSVKLLHIPRDSYVYIPYKDRKDKITHSHNGGTQATIETVSQLLDLPIDRYIKLDFNAFVAIVDALGGIEVDVPITFSEQDSQDRLNSIYIEKGLQTLTGEEALALARVRKLDNDFERGKRQQLIIEAIIDKAASLGSITKYGTMIEALGDNLKHNFTTFSEITSLYKYASSNLTIETLQLQGYDSTAGAAYIFELDEAYLEEVKKELQDHLEDNESPSSDSSDNDQ; encoded by the coding sequence ATGAAAGACAATCAGGACAATAAATCTGAAAAGGTTAAACCAAAACGACGTAAAAGACTTATTTATTTCATCATTCCAGTGCTCATTATCATCATAGCTGCCACTGCTTATGGTGCAAATTTATATATAAAAGCTCAAAACGCATTCGAAAATTCACGAGATGTTCCAACTAATGAGGATACATCTACTCCACCAGTACAAGAAACGGATATAAAGAAAAAAGATAACTTTTCGTTGTTAATTATGGGCATAGAGAATAGTGAAACGAGGGTGGATGCAAATAATGTAGATGCATTACTTCTTGCTACATTTAATGAAGAAAAAAAATCTGTGAAGCTTTTACACATCCCACGTGATTCCTATGTATATATTCCATATAAGGATAGGAAAGACAAAATCACACATTCTCATAATGGCGGCACTCAAGCAACGATTGAAACTGTTTCACAGCTTCTTGATCTACCGATTGACCGTTATATTAAATTAGATTTTAATGCATTTGTTGCCATTGTTGACGCACTTGGTGGTATTGAAGTTGATGTCCCTATCACATTTTCTGAACAAGATAGTCAGGATCGACTTAATAGCATTTATATAGAAAAAGGCCTGCAAACATTAACTGGTGAGGAAGCACTTGCCTTAGCACGAGTAAGGAAGCTTGATAATGATTTTGAACGTGGTAAACGTCAACAGCTTATTATTGAGGCGATTATTGATAAAGCCGCTTCACTCGGTTCAATTACGAAATATGGGACGATGATTGAAGCACTTGGAGACAACTTAAAGCATAATTTTACTACTTTTTCTGAAATCACTTCATTATACAAATATGCCTCGTCTAATCTTACGATCGAGACACTTCAGCTACAAGGGTACGATTCAACAGCTGGAGCAGCATATATTTTTGAATTAGATGAAGCTTATTTAGAAGAAGTAAAAAAAGAACTGCAGGATCATCTAGAAGACAATGAGTCTCCTAGCAGCGATAGCTCGGATAACGACCAATGA
- a CDS encoding YigZ family protein, translated as MLQKYYTVKGNGEHEITIQKSRFICHVKRVTDDGEAQQYIQDIKKQHWNASHNCSAYLIGERDQIQKANDDGEPSGTAGVPMLEVLKKKGLKDTVVVVTRYFGGIKLGAGGLVRAYGKAVSEGLQATGIVERTLMRVMHTKIDYNWLGKLENELRSSIYKLKEIHYLEDVDIEVYVEEDQKQQFIEWMTDLTNGKAVISEGISTYLEETVII; from the coding sequence TTGTTACAAAAGTATTATACCGTAAAGGGAAATGGAGAACATGAAATTACGATTCAAAAATCCCGCTTTATCTGTCACGTAAAGCGAGTAACCGATGATGGAGAAGCGCAACAATATATACAAGATATTAAGAAGCAGCATTGGAATGCTTCTCATAATTGTTCTGCATACTTAATTGGTGAAAGAGATCAGATTCAAAAAGCAAACGATGATGGCGAGCCTAGTGGCACAGCAGGTGTACCGATGCTTGAAGTGCTGAAGAAGAAGGGCCTAAAAGATACCGTCGTCGTTGTCACTCGTTATTTTGGTGGAATTAAGCTTGGTGCAGGGGGACTTGTTAGAGCTTATGGAAAAGCAGTATCGGAGGGGCTTCAAGCGACGGGTATTGTCGAAAGAACGCTGATGCGTGTTATGCACACTAAAATTGATTATAATTGGCTTGGCAAGCTTGAAAATGAGTTGCGGTCTTCAATATACAAGCTAAAGGAAATTCACTATTTAGAAGATGTTGATATTGAGGTATATGTAGAAGAAGATCAAAAGCAACAATTTATAGAATGGATGACAGATTTAACGAATGGTAAAGCTGTCATCTCTGAGGGCATAAGCACATATTTAGAGGAGACCGTTATAATATGA
- a CDS encoding sensor histidine kinase, with product MTKKIDTKALDKILERMIETVDNSKGEIFRISEQSRTEYEKLVEELSNTRVLVNEVIEDGDKLDTHEKFARQRLVEVSKHFEKYSESQVREAYEQAHALQMNLSMIREREKQLRDRRDDLERRILNLRETIERADHLIGQITVVLHYLHSDFRQVGEILEDAIQKQDFGLRIIEGQEEERKRLSREIHDGPAQMLANVMMRSELIDRLYHERGGEEALKEIRDLRIMVRSTLYEVRRIIYDLRPMALDDLGLVPTLKKYLSTVEEYNNNAKIVFTSIGKDNRLPTRLEVALFRLAQESVQNAIKHAEPTKIQVKIEIRAKDVILIIKDDGKGFNIDHKKENAFGLIGMKERVDLLEGEMSVDSKIGGGTLIMIRIPVTN from the coding sequence ATGACAAAGAAAATTGACACCAAAGCACTAGACAAAATACTAGAAAGAATGATTGAAACTGTCGATAATAGTAAAGGCGAAATTTTTCGAATAAGTGAGCAATCTAGAACGGAGTATGAAAAATTAGTCGAAGAATTATCTAATACGCGTGTTCTTGTAAACGAAGTGATTGAAGATGGAGACAAGTTAGACACACATGAAAAGTTCGCAAGACAACGCTTAGTTGAGGTAAGTAAGCATTTCGAGAAGTATAGTGAAAGTCAGGTTCGTGAGGCCTACGAACAAGCACATGCGTTACAGATGAACCTTTCCATGATTCGTGAACGTGAAAAGCAGCTTAGAGATCGTCGTGATGATCTAGAGAGAAGAATATTAAACTTAAGAGAAACGATTGAACGAGCCGATCACCTTATAGGGCAAATTACTGTTGTTCTACATTATTTACATAGTGATTTTCGTCAAGTAGGTGAAATTTTAGAAGACGCCATCCAAAAGCAAGATTTCGGATTAAGGATCATCGAAGGGCAGGAGGAAGAGCGGAAACGGTTATCACGTGAAATTCATGATGGACCAGCTCAAATGCTTGCAAATGTCATGATGAGATCCGAGTTAATAGATCGCTTGTATCACGAACGTGGAGGCGAGGAAGCATTAAAGGAGATTCGCGACTTGCGAATAATGGTTCGCTCAACTCTTTATGAGGTTAGAAGAATTATTTATGACCTACGACCTATGGCTCTTGACGATTTAGGATTAGTACCTACCCTTAAAAAATACTTATCAACAGTCGAAGAGTATAATAATAATGCAAAGATTGTATTTACTAGTATTGGCAAAGATAACAGACTACCAACTCGTTTAGAAGTCGCGCTCTTTCGTCTAGCACAAGAATCTGTTCAAAATGCGATAAAGCACGCGGAACCAACTAAAATTCAAGTGAAAATTGAGATTAGAGCAAAAGATGTTATACTGATCATTAAAGATGACGGCAAAGGCTTTAATATTGATCATAAAAAGGAAAATGCATTTGGGCTAATTGGAATGAAAGAACGCGTAGACCTGCTAGAAGGAGAAATGTCGGTTGATTCCAAAATCGGTGGAGGCACGCTTATAATGATTAGGATTCCAGTTACGAATTAA
- a CDS encoding response regulator transcription factor, translating to MKTKIVIIDDHQLFREGVKRILDFEDSFEVVAEGSDGNEALSLVETYNPDVVLMDINMPIVNGVEATKLLTEEKTEAKVIILSIHDDESYVMHALKTGARGYLLKEMDADALVEAVKVVADGGSYLHPKVTHNLVNEFRRLAEGGQSSMVSTLQKTEIRRPLHILTRRECEVLQLLADGKSNRGVGEALFISEKTVKNHVSNILQKMNVNDRTQAVVVAIKNGWVEVR from the coding sequence ATGAAGACAAAAATAGTAATTATAGATGATCATCAATTATTTCGCGAAGGTGTAAAAAGGATTTTGGATTTTGAAGATAGCTTTGAAGTAGTAGCCGAAGGAAGCGATGGTAATGAAGCTTTATCACTCGTAGAAACATATAATCCAGACGTTGTCTTAATGGATATAAATATGCCAATCGTAAATGGTGTAGAAGCAACAAAGCTACTTACCGAGGAAAAAACTGAAGCAAAGGTAATTATCCTATCGATTCATGATGATGAAAGCTATGTTATGCACGCTTTAAAAACTGGCGCACGCGGCTATTTATTAAAGGAAATGGATGCTGATGCACTTGTTGAAGCTGTGAAAGTGGTTGCTGACGGAGGATCATATTTACATCCGAAGGTGACGCATAACCTCGTTAATGAATTTCGCCGTTTAGCTGAAGGTGGACAATCAAGTATGGTTAGTACATTGCAGAAAACAGAAATTCGCCGTCCATTACATATACTTACTAGACGTGAATGCGAAGTGCTTCAATTATTAGCAGACGGGAAAAGCAATCGTGGAGTTGGTGAAGCGTTGTTTATTAGTGAAAAAACCGTTAAAAACCACGTTAGTAATATTTTACAAAAAATGAATGTAAATGATCGTACACAAGCCGTTGTCGTTGCCATTAAAAATGGATGGGTTGAAGTCCGTTAA
- a CDS encoding DegV family protein encodes MKTAILTDSTAYIPKKTRDNLHISMIPLVVNFKNESFEEEIEITTDQFYEKVRQNDELPTTSQPSIGLFVEKFEQLAHDFDAVISIHLSSGISGTYQGAVAAGEMVDNIKVFTFDSEISCMMQGFYAIEAAQMANEGKSPNDIIARLNEMKKTLKAYFMVDDLSHLQRGGRLSSAQAMIGSLLQVKPILHFVDKMIVPSEKIRTRKKALQRIIELFEQEAEKGLPMKAVLIHSNRQQEVEKLQDQLEQKFPHVEFSISYFGPVIGTHLGEGAIGFGWYIK; translated from the coding sequence ATGAAAACGGCAATCTTAACTGATAGTACGGCATATATCCCTAAGAAAACACGTGACAATCTGCATATATCAATGATCCCACTCGTTGTTAATTTTAAGAATGAATCATTTGAAGAAGAGATTGAAATTACAACAGATCAGTTTTATGAAAAGGTTCGCCAAAACGATGAGCTCCCAACAACTTCACAGCCATCTATCGGTTTATTTGTGGAAAAGTTTGAACAACTAGCTCACGATTTTGATGCGGTCATTAGCATTCACCTTTCCAGTGGAATAAGCGGAACATATCAAGGTGCAGTCGCAGCTGGAGAAATGGTTGACAATATTAAAGTATTTACATTTGATTCCGAAATTAGCTGTATGATGCAAGGTTTCTATGCTATTGAAGCAGCTCAAATGGCTAATGAGGGAAAATCACCTAACGACATCATAGCTAGACTAAATGAAATGAAGAAAACATTGAAGGCATATTTTATGGTCGATGATTTGTCTCACCTCCAACGTGGGGGACGCTTAAGCAGTGCTCAAGCGATGATTGGCAGCCTATTACAAGTAAAGCCAATTCTTCATTTTGTAGATAAAATGATTGTACCGTCCGAAAAGATCCGTACGAGAAAAAAAGCACTCCAGCGTATAATCGAACTTTTTGAACAAGAAGCCGAAAAGGGTCTGCCTATGAAAGCAGTATTAATACATTCAAATCGTCAACAAGAGGTTGAAAAGCTGCAAGATCAGCTTGAACAGAAATTCCCTCATGTTGAATTTAGCATCAGTTACTTTGGTCCGGTGATTGGCACACATCTTGGAGAAGGTGCCATAGGATTTGGCTGGTATATAAAATAA
- a CDS encoding DEAD/DEAH box helicase produces MRFLSKQGLLIPEPLVQPLNHERARSIRHATAIHTPTLNTSFNYSKELQQLLAGKQTLLCAITHPVEQIYEHYKNGYVSYTKGIAEQRGLSTCARCGNNDKHLFGEFDCARCQESCTYCRKCIQLGRISTCTALIHWLGPINTSVIKNPLQWTGTLSKGQQVASQRVVQAVTNNKDLLVWAVCGAGKTEVLFHGIEAALRAGKSVCIATPRTDVVLELAPRMRSAFPQVEVIALYGGSEDRGKIAPITITTTHQLHRYYQAFDIVIIDEVDAFPYSIDPMLQYAVLQAKKLTSPTIYLTATPSKKWQREIASNRRDAVTIPARYHGFSLPLPTFQSCGDWRKLLQKKRLPKPVLAWLLNHLTENKQALLFVPHIEALSTVVELLKRHHSKIEGVHANDVTRKEKVSAFRDGSIPILITTTILERGITIPNINVAVLGAEDRIFTESALVQIAGRVGRSAKHPTGEIRLFHFGKTKAMLHAKRHIAYMNAEGERMGLLHRG; encoded by the coding sequence ATGCGCTTTTTAAGTAAACAGGGACTCCTTATCCCCGAACCCCTTGTCCAACCCCTGAATCATGAACGAGCTAGATCAATTCGACATGCCACAGCCATTCACACCCCGACCTTAAACACTTCCTTCAATTACTCAAAAGAATTGCAGCAGCTATTAGCAGGAAAACAAACGCTTCTATGTGCTATCACTCACCCGGTTGAACAAATTTACGAGCATTATAAGAATGGATATGTATCATATACAAAAGGAATTGCTGAACAGAGAGGTTTATCTACTTGCGCGAGGTGCGGGAATAACGACAAGCATCTTTTCGGTGAATTTGACTGTGCTCGCTGTCAAGAGTCGTGCACGTATTGCAGAAAGTGTATACAGCTAGGGCGTATAAGTACGTGCACTGCACTTATTCATTGGCTCGGTCCTATCAATACAAGTGTCATAAAAAACCCACTACAATGGACTGGCACATTATCGAAGGGGCAACAAGTGGCTTCACAACGTGTTGTACAAGCAGTAACAAACAATAAAGACCTACTCGTCTGGGCTGTATGTGGTGCTGGCAAAACGGAGGTTTTATTTCATGGGATTGAAGCAGCATTACGAGCAGGAAAAAGTGTATGTATTGCAACACCACGTACAGATGTAGTGTTAGAGCTTGCTCCTCGTATGCGATCAGCCTTTCCACAGGTCGAAGTCATCGCTCTCTACGGAGGAAGTGAAGATCGCGGGAAAATAGCACCTATCACAATTACTACTACTCATCAACTGCATCGATATTATCAAGCCTTCGATATTGTCATTATTGATGAAGTCGATGCTTTTCCGTACTCTATTGATCCGATGCTCCAATATGCAGTCCTACAAGCAAAAAAACTTACCTCTCCAACGATTTATTTAACCGCAACTCCATCAAAAAAATGGCAACGAGAAATAGCATCCAATAGGCGTGATGCCGTTACAATCCCAGCCCGTTATCATGGCTTTTCATTGCCACTTCCTACATTTCAATCGTGTGGAGACTGGCGTAAGTTGTTACAGAAAAAACGTCTACCAAAACCTGTGCTCGCATGGTTGCTAAACCACCTCACTGAAAATAAGCAAGCGCTACTATTTGTCCCTCACATTGAAGCTTTATCGACAGTTGTCGAATTATTAAAACGTCACCATTCGAAAATTGAAGGCGTTCACGCAAATGATGTGACACGTAAAGAAAAGGTGTCTGCATTTCGTGACGGTAGCATACCTATTCTCATCACAACCACCATATTAGAGCGTGGAATCACAATACCTAATATTAATGTTGCGGTGCTAGGTGCTGAGGATCGAATATTTACTGAGAGCGCATTAGTGCAAATTGCAGGACGGGTCGGTCGTAGTGCCAAGCATCCAACTGGTGAAATCCGCCTATTTCATTTCGGTAAAACAAAGGCGATGCTTCATGCAAAACGGCATATAGCGTATATGAATGCTGAAGGTGAAAGGATGGGGCTGCTTCATAGGGGATAA
- a CDS encoding ComF family protein codes for MSYCILCHEPIKQEVSWHDLVFKIDQQKVCSACHESFAYIEGDVCKVCGRPLAELANKYKHGDSCYDCIRWEEDIRWQGVLMKNRSIYLYNDFMKEKLNLFKFRGDFMIAHAFKQPIQACFNMYFNENDYIMPIPLSEERLYERGFNQATALASLLELPILNPLSRTHHEKQSKKSRMERLQSTNVFTMNEDHRNELNNKCVLLIDDIYTTGSTVRHAAEVLRQAGAKSVSSLTLVRG; via the coding sequence ATGTCATATTGTATACTTTGTCATGAGCCAATTAAACAGGAGGTCAGCTGGCATGACCTGGTTTTTAAAATTGATCAGCAAAAAGTTTGTTCAGCATGTCATGAGAGCTTTGCCTACATTGAAGGTGATGTATGTAAGGTTTGTGGACGACCGTTAGCAGAGCTTGCCAACAAATATAAGCACGGTGATTCATGCTATGATTGCATTCGATGGGAAGAAGATATTCGGTGGCAAGGTGTTTTAATGAAAAATCGTTCTATTTATTTGTATAACGATTTTATGAAGGAGAAGTTGAACTTATTTAAATTCCGTGGTGACTTTATGATCGCACATGCATTTAAACAACCAATACAAGCGTGCTTTAACATGTACTTTAATGAAAACGACTATATTATGCCCATTCCGTTAAGTGAAGAAAGGTTATACGAACGCGGCTTTAATCAAGCTACGGCACTTGCAAGTTTACTAGAGCTCCCCATCCTAAACCCACTTTCTCGAACCCATCATGAAAAACAATCTAAAAAATCAAGAATGGAACGTCTACAATCAACCAATGTTTTTACAATGAATGAGGATCATAGAAATGAGCTTAACAATAAATGTGTGTTACTCATTGACGACATTTATACGACTGGTTCAACTGTACGACACGCTGCAGAGGTGCTTCGACAAGCAGGTGCAAAGTCGGTTTCTTCTCTTACTCTAGTAAGAGGATGA